GCCGGAAGCTCTGGAAGACGGGCAACGCTACGAGTTGAGGATCGAGTCTGAGCTTGGAAGCGACAAGCAGTCGTTGATGTTTAGATACAACTGGAACACCAGCCAATCCGAGGCGGTGCACGTGAACCTGATTGGCTATCACCCAGAGAGTCCGGTGAAGTCTGCGGACTTGTATTTATGGCTTGGTGACGGCGGGCCTAGGGACTACTCCGGCTATGAAGGAAATGCGGTTTGGCTATTCGATGTGGAAAACGGCGAGCGACACGAGGTCGGTGCTGTGAAGTTTTGGCGTCCACAAAGTGAAACCGATGCGAGCGGTCGTGATCTGACGGGATCGCCGGTGTGGAATGTGGATTTCAGCTCCTTTCAAACGCCCGGCCGCTATCGTCTGGTAGTGGAAGGAGTGGGAGCGAGCGCTGAGTTTGTAATCTCGGAAGATGTTTGGTCGCAGCCGTTCGCGTATTCGACCCGCGGGTACTACTACATGCGCATAGGCGAATCGAAAAATGCTCAATATCCACCGCCGCGACAGCCTCGTTTCATTCCGGATGAGGATCCGGAAGGGTTTACGGTGTATTTGACCGATCTCGACCCGTTCGATCCGGAATGGAAGGACCATCCTGGAGATACTTGGGACGAGCCCCATTTCAAGCCAGCGAAAGAATCGATGTTCTGGAAACGTCGCTTGCCCGGAAATCCGACCAGCCAAACGGCCCGCGGCGGGCATTCCGACGCCTTGGACTGGGATCGGCATCTGGCCCATGTATCCAATATCTACGACATTCTATTGCCGTACATTCTCAGCCGCGGAGGTTTGAACGAAGACGATCTTGGAATCGCGGAAAGCGGAAATGGCATTCCCGATCTGATCGATGAAGCTCGCAACGAGGTGGATCTGTTTCTCAGTTTGCGCGTCGGAGACGCATATGCGCATGGACTGACCAACCCGACTACCGAAAAGACGATCATGTTTCAAGCCGGGGCCACGACTATGGCGGCGTGGGCGAACGCGGCGAATTGCGCCATGCTTGCGGAGGCGTTTCGATTGCATGGGAATCAGGAACTCATGGCTTACTACCGAGATGCAGCGATCACTGCCTATCGCTTCGCGGAGAGTCAGAAACGCAGCCAGCTGGACGAAACGCAGGAGATCGGCGACTCGGTGATGCGCGGGAAGGATTTTCGCATGTTGGCGGCTGCGTACCTCTTTTCGGTGACCGGTGACGACGAATGGGAGGATGCAATGGCTCGCGATAGCGTAGTGACAGAAGGCTCCAATCAGATTCGTAAGCGCAGCGGCTGGGATCAAAGCTGGGCGAGTGTGGCTTATTTGTTCACGTATCAAAAAGTTCGATACAAAGACTTAGCGGAACGAATGAGGGCCGCCTTTTTGAAACAGGCGCACGAAGGGCATGTTGAGCTGATCGAAAAGCGCCCGTCGCGTCGATCTACCGATGACGTGCACTGGCAGACACCTCAAAACGTGCAGCTGGTAGCGATCGCGCATGCCTTGAGCGAGGATGCAGACGAGCGCGCGTTGTTTGAGCGAGCTTTGGTGTTGGAGGCGGACTGGGGGCTTGGCCGAAATCCGAGCAACATTGTGGAGATGACCGGATTCGGCAGCCGGCACATCGTGAACTGCTACACAAGCGGACGAAACGATGGAGCGCCCGGATTGCACCCCGGACATACGCCCTACAACAACCTCGACCCGTGGGGCGGGAGCCACAACGGCAGCAACCCGCGCTGGTTTGCGGAGCGTGGATATCCTGATTGGGACGCGGGCGGCTGGCCGCATCAGGAAGCGTATTTCAATAGTCGATACTCGTGGGCGAACGGTGAGTTCACCCCTCGCCAGACCATGCGAGGCAAGCAGGTGCTATACGCCTATCTGCACTGGCTGGGAAAGGAGTAGGCGTCGCGAAATTGAGGTTCAGCCAAAATGCCTAGAACAATGGGAAAGGGGGCAAGTTGTGTGCCCCAGACTTCCGCTGTATGGGGTAAGAGACCCTGAGAGGTGAGGAGGGCATTGCAGGAAAGACTTCCAGTGAGTATGCGTTCCAACACTACATCTAAAGGAAAAATCGGCGACAAGCGCGAGTGTCATTGAGGCATGGGACTGCGGCTGACTTTGTTTGACCTTACTCTTCGCGCAGGGCGCTGGAGAGGGTTTTGCGCACGGGTTTGAGCAGGTAGTCCATGAGGCTGCGTTCGCCGGTTCGGATGTCGACTTGGGCGGTCATGCCGGGGGAGATTTCCAGTTGTTTTCCCGTGGTGGTGGTGGCGGGCATGGCGTTGGGGACGAGATGGACGCGGTAGTAGATTTCGGTTCCACGGCCGGTTTCTTCCTTGAGGGTGTCGGCGCTGACGTAGGTGACACGGCCTTCGACGGAACCGTGGATGGTGTAGTCGAAGGGATCGAAGCGGAGGCTGGCCTGTAGGTCTTTTTGGATACGGGCGATGTCGGCAGGTAGGACCTTGGCTTCGATGATCAGTTCGTCGTCGACGGGCACGATTTGCATGAGCTCTTCGCCGGGCCGGAGGACACCGCCGACGGTGGTGACGCGGATGTTTTTGACCACGCCGGCCATTTTGGCGGTGAAGATGCTGTTGTCCTGTTCCTGGCGGCGGCGGATGAGAAGTTGCTCGTTTTGGGCGATTTCGTTTTCGACTTGGGTGAGCTCTTGCTGGGCGTCTTCGTAGAATTGGTTGCGACGGCGTGCGTGGGTGGCTTCAGCCTCGTTGAGGGCGCGTTCGGCGCGAAGCAGCTCGGAGCCGCTGGCGTCGCCTTGTTGGCGTAAGTCTTTGACGAGGGCGAGCTCGCGGTTGGAAAGGGCGATTGCTTGCCGCAGGATGCGGAGCTCTTCGTTCAGACCGGATTGGCGTTGTCGGAAAAGGGCGCTCTCTACCTCGGCGATCTCTGGAGCGTTGGTAAGTATTTGGTCGGACAATACAAGCGTTTCGCTGCCGACGACTTCGGCCCGGAGGCGGGCGGCTTTGGCCCGGAGTGCATGGAGACGGGCTTCCGTTTCCGCTACGGTGGCGGCGAAGCTGGTGGGGTCGAGGCGGGCGAGGATTTGGCCCTCTTGCACGCGGTCGCCTTCGTGGACGAGCAGTTCCTTGAGGATGCCGCCGTCGACGGATTGGATGAGCTGTACGCGGCTGCGGGTGATGACCTCGCCGCTGGCGCGGGCGACTTCGTCGATGGTAAAGAGATTGGCCCAGGTGACGAAGGCGACGAAACCTGCGAGCAAAAGGTAGACCCAGCGTCCCCGTTTCGACTCGTGGTAGCTTTGCAGGCGCTCGACACGCTTGGTGGCAGTCGGGGCGGGCGGAGGGGCGAGTAGATTAGACGACATCGAAAGCGACTCCGTTTCTAGGTTTTGTTTGTGGGCGACGGTTGCTCATGAGCGCGGGGAAGATCGTTTCTGGCGTACCGTCGCGTTGGATACGGCCGTCGCGCAGGACGAGGACGCGATTGAAGAGGCGTCCGGCGAGCATGGGGCGATGGGTGCTGACTACGAGAATGTCTTGCGGGTCGAGAGCGGTTTCGAGGTAGGACCAGACGCTTTCCTCGGTTTCGCGGTCGAGGGCGGCGCCCGGTTCGTCGAGCAGCCAGATTTTGGGTGCGGAAAGTGCGGTGCGAGCGAGGGCGACCAGTTGGCGTTGTCCGCCGGAGAGGCCTTGTCCGCCTTCGCTGATGGGGAGGTCGAGGCCTTGCGGGCTGCCGGCAGCGATGGCGTCGATGCCCAGTTCTTGGCAGGTGAAAAGGAGGGAGTCGTCGCTGGCGTTGTTGCCGAGGCGAAGATTGTCACGGAGTGTGCCGCGGAAAAGTTGCGGGTGTTGCGGAAGGTATCCAATTTGTTGCGACAAGCGTTTCGGGTCGATTTCCCAGAGATCGGCGTTGCCGACGCGGACGCGGCCTTCGATCGGTGGGTATATCCCCGCGAGTAGTTTGAGGAGAGTGGATTTGCCGCTGCCGACGGGGCCGAGCAGCAGGACGCGTTGTCCGGCGTGCAGCTTGAGGTTTTCGATATCGACCTGTGGGGATGGGCTGCCTGGATAGCCGAAGCGGGCTTTCTCCAAGGCGATCGTGTCGGGTGTTTTCAGTGGATTGAGCAAAGTTTGATCCGTGCGGCGTTCGGTGGGCAAGCTGAGGACGCGGTGTACCATGTCGAGGGCTTGGGAGACGTTTTGCCATTGCACAAGGTACTGGACGCTCTGGGCAACTGGGGCGATGATACGGCCGCCGAGAATGCTACAGGCGATCATGCCGCCCATGGTGAGAAGGCCGGCTTCGATTTGCCAGACGCCGACAACCACGGCGGAAACGTAGGCAGCGGTGGAGAGGCTGGTGGTGGTGACGGTGGAGAAGCTGTTGATGGCGCGCTGTTGAATGGTGTATCCATTTATGTCCGACGTGAGGTCTTTCCATTCGCCGGCGAAGTGGGCGCTGGCGTTGCTGGCCCGTATGGCTTCGGCGCCGCGAATGGTGTCGACGAGCAGGCCTTGTCGCTCGTTGGAGCGTTGGATTTGGCGTCGGGTGAGGCGGCGGAGTCGCCATTGATTGACCAAGCCCAGCAGCAAGGCGACAGGAAGGAGAGTGGCGTAGACCCAGGCTACTTTTCCGCCGATGATGGCGATGAATGCCAAGAACATAAGAGCGAATGGCAGGTCGACGAGAGCGAAGATGACGGCCGAGGAGAAGAATTGGCGGATGGAGTCGAGGCTGCCGACTTGAGCGGCGAGGGTGCCGAGGGAGCGCGGTTGAGCGTCGAGTCGGAGGTGTAACAGGTGTTCGAATACGCGTTGGGAGAGGCGTTTGTCGATGGCGCAGGAAAGACTGTCGAGGGTACGAGCTCGGAAAGTTTTGAGGCACCAATCGAAAAGAACGACGAGGGCCATGCCGCCGGCGAGCGTGGTGAGGGTGGCGTAGGCCATGGTGGGGACCACGCGGTCGTAGACTTGCATGGCGAAGAGGGAAGTGGAGATCGCCATGAGGTTGATCAAGCATGTGGCGACGACGATGCGGCGTAGCCAGGCCTTTTCGCGGAACAGCTCCTTCCAGACGAGGCGAGCGGCGAGATTTTCGCGCAGGCGAGGCTGGGGGTCATTGTCGGCGGGTGGTGGGGGAGTGTTCGGTTTCATTGTGGAGACTCCAATCCTACTAGATCGTCGAGGCCACCGCTGAGGGCTTGCAGCTTCAGGGTTTGGGCGAGCCAGTCGTTTTCGGTTTGCGCCTGCTGGAGGCGGTTTTCGTTGAGTTCGCGTTGAATGTTGAGCACGTCCAGCCAGCTCTTGCTGCCGGATTCGTATTGGCGGCGGTAGGAGTCGAGCAGCGCTTCCATGTCGGCGACGGAGGCGGACTGGAGGGTCATGAGATCTCCTTGGAGTTCGCGGTTGGCGCGCAGGCGATGGAACTGGCGGAGCAGGTCGACGCGGGTGGCGGCGAGGTCTTGCTCGGCGGCGATCTGGCGAGCGGACGAAGCTCCGGCGCGGTGGCGGTTGACAAATCCCATTCCCTCGAGGTTGGTATCGAAGACGATGCTCACCTGGCTGTCGTCACGGAGGCCTGGTTGGTCGTGGTAGCGCTCCGCTTGCAAATAGAGGGTAGGGCGAGCGGAGGAGCGGATGCGCTTTGTTTCGGCCGAAACTTCCTCGATGCGCTTTTCGCGTAGCTGGAGGTCGGCGCTCTGGTTGAGGATGGATTGGCGTAGCTCGATGTCAGAAGGAAGCTCAGTCAGTGCGGAAGGTACGTCGTCTTGGGCGTCGACCGCTTCACGGGTGAGGGAATGGAGGTCGCTAAGGGCTATTTCAAGTTCGCCGCGAAAGCGTTCGAGCTGTATCCGTCCTTGCGCTACGCGGGTGGCGGCGAGGCGGATGTCCGCATCGGAGGCCAGTTCGCCCTCGGCTCGGCGTTGGATCTGGGCGCGAAGTTCGGCGAGTTGGTCGAGGTTGGCTTGGGCGACGGAAACCCGTTCGCGGGCGCTGAGAACGGCTAGGTAGGCGAGGGCGGTTTCCTGTATCAGCTCGCGTCGGACGCGGAAGAGATCGGCCTGTTCGCGGCGGGAGCCGGCTTCGGCGAGATCGATGGAGTCGCCGATGCGGCCGAAGGCGTAAAGCGGTTGGCGGAGGCGAAGGGTGACGGGAGTGGAAAGGTCGTCGTTGGTGAGTACGGAGCGATCGTCGTCGACGTAGCGGGAGGCTTGGGCGCTGAGCGATGGCAGGCGTTGGCTACGGGCTTCGCGCACGGCGAAGTCGCCCGCTTCTGCCTCGGCCTGCTTGCCGATGATGGCGGGGTGGTTGGCGAGGGTTGCTTGAATCGCTTCGGCGAAGTCTCCCGATTGTGTCTGCGCGGGTGCGGCAGCGATGCTAATCATCGCTGCGAACCCGAGCGCGAGACGTCGAGCGAGTGTGTGGGAACCTCGACGCCTTTCGGAAACGGAATGGGACATGGTTGGTGGTTGGATTACCGGATGGGTTCTAGCTCCGGTGCGTTGGTTGGATTGGTGTGAGTCGTTGCAAATGAATCAGTGGAAAGGGCTTCCGCTGCTGCGGCGGGGGAACAGCTGGGAGGGCTAGTGCTCTCGATCTTTTGGGCCGCTTTTTCGTCCCCGGCGAGTCGGTAGGCGCGTGCGAGGTCGCTGCGCCAGTTTTTGTTCCATGGGCAGCGTTCGTGCGCTGTATACATGAGCTCGATACCGTCGGCGAGATGTCCCTTGCTGACGTAGACGAGGCCCAGCATGAAGTTGGCGGCGGCGTGTTCGGGAAGGTGGTGAAGCAGCTGTTTGAAGCAGCGTTCGGCGTCGTCGAGTTGCTTGTTGTTGAAATGGGCGACGCCTTGATTGAGCCAGCCCGGCTCCGGGAGGGTGGCCATTTCGATGAGCTCCCACGTTATTTTTCGGTTGGTGCCGGCGATGAGCGGGGCGAGGTGACCCTCGTAGCGACGCCACTTGGCCTTGCTGGTTTGGTAGATGGGTTGGCGGACTTGCCAGACGCTGGCGGTTTTGACGGGGCGTTCAAGCTCGTTGAACTTGAGGACCTGCGGTTCCCAGTCGACGCCGATGTAGTCGAGCAAGCGACGGGCGCTGGCTTCGGGATTGGCGATGACGTCCTCGTATTGGATTTCGAGGATTTGCTCGGGGAAGACCTCCTGCCAGTGAAACATGAGCAGGTTATGGTCGGCCAGCTGTTCGCCGATCCAGTCGAGGTCGTAGGCGAAGCCCATGCCGCCGTGCTTGGCGGCGTAGTCGGTGAAGTAGTTGGAGACGGCGATGTCGCGCGGGTCGCGGCGCACGGAGATTATCTTCGCGTTGGGAAAGAGGAACTTGATGAGGCCGACGTTTTCGAAGTTGTGGGGGAGTTTGTCGACGACGCGAGCGGCATCGGGGGCGTATTCACGAAGTTCGGACAGAACAGACTCGGCCACGCCTCGGCTGACGGTTGGATCCAAATCGTCGATACAATCAGGATAGCTTCGACCGGAGCCCGTTTGGCGTTCCCAACGTTCGAGTCCGGCGATGACCCGAGGGATGACACCCAACTCGCCAGCTCCGTGGATTTTGCTGTGGCCGGCGATGATCTGCTCGACAAGGGTGGTGCCAGAGCGTGGCATGCCGAGCACGAAGACGGGGACCTCGCTGTCCGAACCGCGTTCCGAACGATGATCGAAGAGGGCGCGGCTGAAGGCGTGGCGGATGCGGGCGCAGCGTTGGCGATGGCCCTTGGCATCGTAGCGAAGGAGTTTGCGGCTGTCGGCGTTGGCCTCGTCGGCGAGGGCGAAGGCCCTTTGGTAATCTTTTCGTTTTTCCCAAGCGGCGGCGAGTTGGAAAAGCATGCTGGAGCGGCTGGTGCCGTTTGGAGTGTGCTGGCGGGCGATCGTTTCCAGTTTTTCCAGAGTGGCTTCGTCTTCGGGGAAGCGGCGGGCGTTGATCAGAGCGGAGTAGCCGCGAGCCGGGTCGATGGTCTTGATCTCTTCGAAAAGCGTAATGGCTTCGTCGATACGGCCTAGCTGCATGCAGAGATGGCCGAGCCCTTGCAGAGCGGGAACGCATTGAGGGTGGACCTTAAGGAGGGCGCGAAACCGATTCTCCGCGGCGTCGAACGTTTGCTCGTGAGCCTCGATGTTGGCGAGAGCGACTTCGGCTTGGGTCTGAAACTGTCGGATCTGAGCGTCAGTGTAATCGCCGTCGTCGGGCGAGAGGGCCTCCGCTTCCTCGATTGCTTGGGAGGCAGCCTTGCGGGCGATCTCCGTTTGGGACTGAAGGGCGACTCTGGCGAGAACGAGAAGGAAGGGCAGGGCCGGCTTATTCTGTTTTTTAGCGAAGCGAACGGCGCGCCGTAGCAGGGCGATGGCTTGGCCGGTTCGTCCTTGCATTTCCGCCAACTCGACGAGCTGTTGGATGAGCGTCAGGTTTTCCGGATAGCGCTTTAGGCCTTGGCGTAGGCGTTCTTCCGCCTGGGCGTGACGGTCGTGGTCGAACAAGTAGCGGGCATTGGCGACGAGGGCGCTGCACCAGCGCTCTTGGTCGAGGGTTTCGCTGTGGGAGTCGAACCAGGTGTCGGCCTCGACGAAGGATTCGTTGGCCGTCCAGAGTTCCAGTTGTCGGAGGTCGAGCTCGTGATCGTAGTACGGACGCTGTTCTTCGGGCCAGTTTTGTTGTTCGGACGCCCAAAAAGCGCGGGCGCGTTCGAGGCAGCGAGCGGCCTGCTTGAGTTTGCTCGTTTTGAGGTAGAGCCGGAGGAGGTTTTGATAGACGGCGATGCGTGGTTCGAAGGCGAGGCTGCGTTCGAAGAGAAGGAGGGCGTCGTCGAGTCGGTTTTGGTGAGCACGGCAGGCGGCGAGTCGCGCGAGGAGGAGCGGGTGTCCGTCGTCTTCCTGCTCGGCGGCTTGGAGGATTGACTCCGCTTTCTTAATACGGCCTACGGCGAAGTGGACGGCAGCTAGGTCGACGCGGGCGTCGAGATCGAGGTTGTTTGTATTGATCGAGCAGATACAGTCACGAGCAGACTCGAGTTCGCCGGTGTAGGCCAAACCCAAGGCAAGGAGAACCTTAGCCGAAGGGTCGTCCGTCTCAGTGGCTATGCAGGATTCGACTAGGGTCTGGTAGTCGTTTTGCTCGGCGAGGCGGCGAAGGATGGTGATGGTGTGGGAAGTCGCCATGGGTTAACCGAGCCCTTGAGAGGTGAGAATGCCGGCGGGCATGGAGGTTTTGTAGACTGCTGTGAGCGCAGGTCCGCCTCCACCGCCGTTGGGTGCGGAGCCCCATTGTTCCGTCGCGTTCCAGAGGTTTATGGTCGACCAGACGTTGTTGTTTCCGCGGTAGAAGAAGCCGGCTTTGGACATGCCAGCTGCGAGACCTGTTGGCGATCCCCAGGATGTATAGCCTGTTGTGAAAAAGAGTCGGTCAACGTTTTGATTACTAACACCGCGGATAGCGGAGCCGTTGCCCACGAGGATGATTTGGTCGTCAGCACCGAGGTTGCTGACTCCCGTCCATCTGCCCCAACTGTCGCTTGGCCCCGGTCCGGTTCCGTCGGTGCTTAGCGTGTGGCTGTTGCTGTCGACTCGGATGTAGATTTGGTAGGAAACACCGGATTGGAATGTTCGGCTGCTGTGATCGGAGCTTACGCCTTCGATGAGGTCGAAGACGACGATGCTGGTGTCTGTGCTCGATGCGGTGTTGAAATCGAGTGTAGTGGTATCGGCGATACCCGCGTAGTTGTTGCCCGCTTCGTCCAGGAGGGCGCCGCTGTCGATCTGCACGTAGTAGGAGGTGCCGGCAGATAGGTCGGCGGTGGGGTTGATGGTGACCTGACTGCCGCTGATGCTGACCTGAGATCCGTCGGTGACGTCTATGGTGCGGGTGTCGCCGCCCCCGTCGCTGATGGTGATGTTGCCCGATCCTGCGGAGACGTTTTCGTTGAAATTGAGAACGATGTTGTCCCCGACTGCAACGGCGCCTGCATTGTCAGATGGCGTGCTGGAGGAAAGGGTGGGCGCGGAGGTGTCGACGAGGTAGCTGGCGTTGTCGGACACGGCATCGTGGGAAAGGTCGACGTCGTTTCCGGTGGCGTCCTGCAGGGTGCCGCCGTTGGCATCGATGGCGTTGGAGGCGATGCTGATACCGTTGATGTCGGTTTGACTGGCCTGTATTGCGTATTGGAATACGAGGCTGGTGGTGCCACTACCGCTGGCGTAGGCAGCTTGAACGGTGGTGCCGCCGATGTTGAGGGCGATTTGCGGGGTGCCTCCGCTAGTGTTGACGATGGTGGCTTCGCTCATGGAGACGGTGACGCTGACGACGTCTCCCACGTTGAGCTTGCTGTTTTGGACTCCGGTGGCGCTGGTGATGGCGACGCTGTTGACCAGTGGTTCGACGTCGAGCTCGATACCGCTTGGAAGGTCGGTGTAGTATCCGATCATGGGCTGGAGCGAGGTTTGCGCTCCCCAGCTGACGAAGGAAGCTGCTGTATTCGGATCGTAGGCCCATGCGTTTGGCAGATCGCCGATGGATACGCGGACGCCGCTGGCCGCGCGGAAAATTTCGCCCGCTCGTCCGATGCCGAAGGCCCAGGCATTGGTGCCGGCGTCGACCCAGGCATGACTCCAGGAGGTGACGTAGGAATTGGCGACGTTGTTGCCGTTTTGCGTGACGACGGGAGATCCGGTGCCGACGAGGGTGATTTTGTCGTCGCCGGATAGATTCTGGCCACCGGTCCAACCTTCGGTGCCATCCCAATCGATGGTGGCATTGGCGGAGTTGACGATGAAGTAGATGTCGTAGGTGGTGTTGGCGTCGAAGGCGCCTCCGTTGCCGGATGCCTGGTTTTGGGTGAGGTCGAAGATGACGACTTCGGCGTTGGCAGCGGTGCTGAATTGGACGGTAATTGTATTGTCGATACCGGCGAATGAATTGCCGGCGCTGTCGAGCAAGGTGCCAGCGTCCATCATGACTGCGTAGGTGGCGTCCGCATTCAGATCGGTGTTCGGATTTATGGTGACCTGATTGCCGCTGATGGACACTCGGGCATCGTTTACGGAGAAGGTTCGGTTGTCGCCGCCGCCACCAGTGATGGTTATGTTTCCGCTACCAGCGGTCACGTTTTCAGAGAAGGTCAGCACGATGTTCGAGTCTACTGCGACATCGGTGGCGTGGAGTGTTGGCGTGCTGCTGTCGAAGGTCGGCGCGGTGGTGTCGACGAGGTAGCTGGCGTTGTCAGCGACGGAGCTGTGGGTAAGGTCGGCGTTGTTGCCTGCTGCGTCTTGGAGGGTGCCGCCGTTGGCGTCGATGGCGTTGGAAGCAATGGAAATGCCGTTGGCATCGGTTTGGCTGGCTTGTATCGTGTATTGGAATACAAGATTGGTGGAGCCGCTTCCGCTGGCGTAGACCGCTTGCACGCTGGCGCCGCCGATGTTGAGAGCGATTTGCGGGGTGCCGCCGCTGGTGTTGACGATGGTGTTTTCGTCCATGTTGACGGTGACACTGACGACGTCACCGGCGTTGAGAGTATTGTTTTGGGCACCGGAGGCGCTGGTGATGGCGACGCTGTTGACGTTAGGAGCGGTTTCGTCGGCGATATCGTTGATTGCGAGGGAAACGGCCTGTTCGGTGGCGTTGCCCGCGTCGTCAGTGGCGACGACGGTGAAGCTGTAGCTGGACTTTGTTTCGTAGTCGGGATCGCCCGTTAGGGTGACGGCGCCCGAGTTCGCGTCGATGGATAGGCTGGCGTGATCGTCTACGGCCTTAAGGCTGTAGGTGACGCCGTTGGAGACGTCCGCGGAATCGTCCGATGTGACGGTGTAGATGACTTGCGAGGCGCCGCTGTTCTCGTCGATGGCGGTGGCGGTGGTTCCTGAGGTGATGGTGGGCGCGGTGTCATCGAGATCGTTTATAGAGAGGGAGACGGCTTGCTCGGTGGCGTTTCCTGCGTCGTCGGTGGCAATGACGGTGAAAGCGTAGGAGGCCTTGGTCTCGTGGTCAGGGTCTCCGGTGAGGGCGACTGCGCCGGTGTTGGCGTCGATGGAGAGGCTGGCGTGGTCGTCCACGGCCTTGAGGCTGTAGGTGACGCCGTCGGAGACGTCTGCGGAGTCGTCCGATGTGACGGTGTAGATGACCTGTGAGGCTCCGCTGTTTTCGTCGATGGCGGTGGCGGTGGTTCCTGAGGTGATGGTGGGCGCGGTGTCATCGAGATCGTTTATGGAGAGGGAGACGGCTTGCTCGGTGGCGTTTCCTGCGTCGTCGGTGGCAATGACGGTGAAAGCGTAGGAGGCTTTGGTCTCGTGGTCCGGATCTGCGGTGAGGGTGACGGCGCCGGTGTTGGCGTCGATGGAGAGTGATGCGTGGTCGTCCACTGCCTTAAGGCTGTAGGTGACGCCGTTGGAGACGTCCGCGGAGTCGTTCGATGTGACGGTGTAGATGACTTGCGCGGCGCCGCTATTCTCGTCGATTGCGGTAGCCGTATTGGAAGAGGTGATACTTGGGGCGACTTCGTCGAGGTCGTTGATGGAGAGGGAGACGGCTTGCTCGGTGGCGTTTCCGGCGTCGTCGGTGGCGATGACGGTGAAGCTGTAGGAGGCCTTGGTCTCGTGGTCGGGGTTTCCTGTGAGTGCGACGGCGCCGGTGTTGGCGTCGATGGATAGGCTGGCGTGGTCGTCCACTGCCTTGAGGCTGTAGGTGACGCCGTCGGAGACGTCTGCGGAGTCGTCCGAGGTGACGGTGTAGATGACTTGCACCGCGCCGCTGTTTTCGTCGATGGCGGTGGCGGTGGTTCCTGAGGTGATGGTGGGCGCGGTGTCGTCAAGATCGTTGATGGAGAGGGAGACGGCCTGCTCGGTGGCGTTTCCTGCGGCGTCGGTGGCGACGACGGTGAAGGAGTAGGACGACTTGGTTTCGTGGTCAGGGTCTCCGGTGAGGGTGACGGCGCCGGTGTTGGCGTCGATGGATAGGCTGGCGTGGTCGTCCACTGCCTTTAGGCTGTAGGTGACGCCATTGGAGACGTCGGCGGAATCGTCCGAGGTGACGGTGTAGATCACTTGCGAGGCGCCGCTGTTCTCGTCGATGGCGGTAGCCGTATTGGAAGAGGTGATACTTGGGGCGACTTCGTCGAGGTCGTTGATGGAGAGGGAGACGACCTGCTCGGTGGCGTTTCCTGCGTCGTCGGTGGCGATGACAGTGAAGGCGTAGGACGACTTGGTCTCGTGGTCGGGATCTCCGGTGAGGGCGACTGCGCCGGTGTTTGCGTCGATGGAGAGTGATGCGTGGTCGTCCACTGCCTTCAGGCTGTAGGTGACGCCATTGGAGACGTCAGCGGAATCGTCCGATGTGACGGTGTAGATGACTTGCGCCGCGCCGCTGTTCTCGTTGATTGCGGTAGCCGTATTGGAAGAGGTGA
This DNA window, taken from Pelagicoccus sp. SDUM812003, encodes the following:
- a CDS encoding HlyD family efflux transporter periplasmic adaptor subunit, whose translation is MSSNLLAPPPAPTATKRVERLQSYHESKRGRWVYLLLAGFVAFVTWANLFTIDEVARASGEVITRSRVQLIQSVDGGILKELLVHEGDRVQEGQILARLDPTSFAATVAETEARLHALRAKAARLRAEVVGSETLVLSDQILTNAPEIAEVESALFRQRQSGLNEELRILRQAIALSNRELALVKDLRQQGDASGSELLRAERALNEAEATHARRRNQFYEDAQQELTQVENEIAQNEQLLIRRRQEQDNSIFTAKMAGVVKNIRVTTVGGVLRPGEELMQIVPVDDELIIEAKVLPADIARIQKDLQASLRFDPFDYTIHGSVEGRVTYVSADTLKEETGRGTEIYYRVHLVPNAMPATTTTGKQLEISPGMTAQVDIRTGERSLMDYLLKPVRKTLSSALREE
- a CDS encoding ATP-binding cassette domain-containing protein, producing MKPNTPPPPADNDPQPRLRENLAARLVWKELFREKAWLRRIVVATCLINLMAISTSLFAMQVYDRVVPTMAYATLTTLAGGMALVVLFDWCLKTFRARTLDSLSCAIDKRLSQRVFEHLLHLRLDAQPRSLGTLAAQVGSLDSIRQFFSSAVIFALVDLPFALMFLAFIAIIGGKVAWVYATLLPVALLLGLVNQWRLRRLTRRQIQRSNERQGLLVDTIRGAEAIRASNASAHFAGEWKDLTSDINGYTIQQRAINSFSTVTTTSLSTAAYVSAVVVGVWQIEAGLLTMGGMIACSILGGRIIAPVAQSVQYLVQWQNVSQALDMVHRVLSLPTERRTDQTLLNPLKTPDTIALEKARFGYPGSPSPQVDIENLKLHAGQRVLLLGPVGSGKSTLLKLLAGIYPPIEGRVRVGNADLWEIDPKRLSQQIGYLPQHPQLFRGTLRDNLRLGNNASDDSLLFTCQELGIDAIAAGSPQGLDLPISEGGQGLSGGQRQLVALARTALSAPKIWLLDEPGAALDRETEESVWSYLETALDPQDILVVSTHRPMLAGRLFNRVLVLRDGRIQRDGTPETIFPALMSNRRPQTKPRNGVAFDVV
- a CDS encoding glycoside hydrolase family 9 protein translates to MERCAAIVLALAALNQLAWASKLIEVRPVDQEVLMVYFKDGEVRYRDNGKGPSAYTGHDFAEGDDELVAFGEELDVEKAGQVASWSLSVAGSEQRMQPVEVYRKSKVMNTDHLWNYKLDHWIFLRLPEALEDGQRYELRIESELGSDKQSLMFRYNWNTSQSEAVHVNLIGYHPESPVKSADLYLWLGDGGPRDYSGYEGNAVWLFDVENGERHEVGAVKFWRPQSETDASGRDLTGSPVWNVDFSSFQTPGRYRLVVEGVGASAEFVISEDVWSQPFAYSTRGYYYMRIGESKNAQYPPPRQPRFIPDEDPEGFTVYLTDLDPFDPEWKDHPGDTWDEPHFKPAKESMFWKRRLPGNPTSQTARGGHSDALDWDRHLAHVSNIYDILLPYILSRGGLNEDDLGIAESGNGIPDLIDEARNEVDLFLSLRVGDAYAHGLTNPTTEKTIMFQAGATTMAAWANAANCAMLAEAFRLHGNQELMAYYRDAAITAYRFAESQKRSQLDETQEIGDSVMRGKDFRMLAAAYLFSVTGDDEWEDAMARDSVVTEGSNQIRKRSGWDQSWASVAYLFTYQKVRYKDLAERMRAAFLKQAHEGHVELIEKRPSRRSTDDVHWQTPQNVQLVAIAHALSEDADERALFERALVLEADWGLGRNPSNIVEMTGFGSRHIVNCYTSGRNDGAPGLHPGHTPYNNLDPWGGSHNGSNPRWFAERGYPDWDAGGWPHQEAYFNSRYSWANGEFTPRQTMRGKQVLYAYLHWLGKE
- a CDS encoding TolC family protein: MISIAAAPAQTQSGDFAEAIQATLANHPAIIGKQAEAEAGDFAVREARSQRLPSLSAQASRYVDDDRSVLTNDDLSTPVTLRLRQPLYAFGRIGDSIDLAEAGSRREQADLFRVRRELIQETALAYLAVLSARERVSVAQANLDQLAELRAQIQRRAEGELASDADIRLAATRVAQGRIQLERFRGELEIALSDLHSLTREAVDAQDDVPSALTELPSDIELRQSILNQSADLQLREKRIEEVSAETKRIRSSARPTLYLQAERYHDQPGLRDDSQVSIVFDTNLEGMGFVNRHRAGASSARQIAAEQDLAATRVDLLRQFHRLRANRELQGDLMTLQSASVADMEALLDSYRRQYESGSKSWLDVLNIQRELNENRLQQAQTENDWLAQTLKLQALSGGLDDLVGLESPQ